DNA sequence from the Leptospirillum ferrooxidans C2-3 genome:
TTATCTTTATCCAGAAAGAGATATGGAATAGGTTTTGGGACTACGTTTCCAGCCAGAAAAGATGCTCCCAACCCTGAAAACTGAGGAATAAAGTTACCTTGTGCCCATCTCTGCAGAAACTCTAGAGAAGAGTCTGTCGAACCATTGTCACAAACAATAACAGTAAATTTCGCATATTTAAGCCTGAAAACACTTTCAAGACATTCTAAGCTATCTTTATAATTATTATAATTAAGAATAATTATATAAACATTATTTAAAAATTCAGGATTTTCTTGTGAAAAGACAATCCTTGTTTCTTGTTCGGCATTTTGTAACACCTTTTTACCCTCATAACACTGAGTGGACTACTCTTTATATAAGCTCATTAAGTGACTCTATATAGTTGGGTTTTTTCCTTTATATCATTGATGTCTGTTCAAATTGTTTCAGGAGTCAATACAATAAAAAAGGTAGGAAAAAAAGTCAGTCGTAGATACCCCGTCTTTCGCAATGTCTCTTGCTTAATTATTATCTAGTCGTCATGAGCAGGGCTCACCCTGCAGGATGAAAATGGGGTATCCTTCTTGCTGTCGTTCTCGCTATACGTCGCGTTTTCTTGGTACCGAAACAAGAGTCCGTATCTAGTCTGACGAGGGAGGCTTCCGGAACCCCGCATTGTTGCCTCGAGCACGCCAACCAGAGTCGCTGATGAGGGACTCCCCGAGAACGACAACTCATTGATCCGTCGTAACCATTCTGGCAGGAGGGACCCCAATGGAACAGCTGATTGAGCGATGTGCAGGACTGGATGTGCACAAGGACACGGTAGCGGTCTGTGTCCACCTTTCCGGAGCAGGTGGAAAGACGGTTCAGGAGATCCAGACCTTCGGGACGATGACGCCAGATCTTCTGGCTCTTCGGGACTGGCTTGAATCCCTGGGAGTGACCCATGTGGCAATGGAAAGCACGGGGGTCTACTGGAAGCCCGTCTACTATATTCTGGAAGAGGGGTTCACTGTTCTTCTGGTCAACGCGGCCCATATCAAGAACGTGCCGGGCCGGAAGACCGATGTGGTGGATTGCGCCTGGATCGCGCAACTTCTGGAGCACGGGCTTCTGCGGGGAAGCTTTGTGCCGGACAAGCCGATCCGGGATCTGAGAGATCTGACTCGACATCGGAAGGTCCTGATCCAGGAGCGAGCGCGGGAAGCCAATCGCCTGCACAAATTCTTGCAGGACGCCGGGATCAAGCTGTCGTCGGTGGCGACGGACATTCTGGGGGTCTCGGGACGGGCCATGATTGAAGCTTTGGTGGAAGGGAAGGCCGATCCGGTCGCACTGTCGGATCTGGCCAGAGGTAAACTGAAGAAGAAGCTGCCGACTTTGCAGAAGGCGTTGACGGGTCGGTTCCGGTCGCACCATGCGTTTCTGGTCAGCCGGATTCTCGCCCATCTGGACTACCTGGAGGATGAGATCGACGCCTTCAGCCAGAGGATCGCGGAGGAGATCACCCCTTTCGATGAGGCGGTTGCCCTGCTGGACACCATTCCCGGGGTGAACCGCCGCACGGCCGAAGTCCTCATTGCGGAAATCGGGCCCGACATGGGACGCTTCCCTTCGTCGGGACACCTGGCTTCCTGGGCGGGGTTGTGTCCCGGCAACAACGAAAGTGCCGGAAAACACAAGTCCGGCAAGACCCGGAAGGGGGATCGGTGGCTCCGGATCGCGCTCACCGAATCCGCTTTGGCGGCGGTCCGAGAGACCGATTCGTCCCTGTCGGCCCAATACCGCCGAATCATGCGGCATCGGGGTCACAAGAAGGCGATTGTGGCGGTGGCTCATTCGATCCTCTGCATCAGTTATCACATCCTCTCCGACCGGAAGCCTTATGCCGAACTCGGAGCGGTCTCTCTGGAGAAGCGGGAGAAAGATCATGCCATCCGGCGATATGTAAAACAGCTTGAAAGACTGGGACAGAAAGTCATCCTTGAACCGGTGGCTTAGCGAGGTCTTTTTCACTCCGCAGATCCCCATTTTCTAACCAGACTGGGACAGAAAGTCATCCTTGAACCGGTGGCTTAGCGAGGTCTTTTTCACTCCGCAGGTCCCCATTTTCTAACCAGGACATTGGGGATGCAGAGATTTTTATTCAATCAGGTGGACAAATTTGATCGCCAAAAATCTAGCGGGGTGGTCATGTTCGACTTGATACATATCCAACTCCGATAATTCAAAACAGGTATCGATTCCTCAGGCATTTTAAACCTTCTCTTGAGCAAACCAGAATAAATTTTGACCCTCTATAAAGGTTAAAAAGGTTGAAAGGGAATAACAAAAAAATTAACGTCTAAATATCAAAAATTCAGATGATATATTATATCATTTGAAGTGCAAATCATTTTTGTATTTTTTTTGGCACTCGTTCCAAGCTATAAGAAGGAATATCACATTTCCAATCAGGTACCGCCTCCAGAGACGCTTAGGCTCATGGATAAGTCGCCAAAACCACTCCAGTCCTGTTTTCTGCATCCAAAGAGGCGCCCGAATGGTCTTTCCTGCTAAAAAATCAAAAGTTCCCCCAACCGCCAGAACAATGCCTGTCTTTAATTTTTTTTGGTTCCTTGCGATCCAGATTTCCTGCTTGGGCGCACCGAATCCGATAAAAACAATATCCGCACCTGATTGATTGATCGTTTCGAGAAGATCGGAATGGATCTTTTCGTCATGAGCAAAATCGATCCAGGGAGTCGCAAAACCTACCACATTCATGCTTGGAAACCGCTTGAGGAGATTCTCGATGGCTTTGGGAGTTACATCCTCCGTTCCACCCAGAAAGAAAACTTTTAGCGATTTTCTCTCGGCCATTCGGCAAAGCTCCGGAAGAAGGTCCGATCCCGTCACCCTCTCCGGAAGTCTTTCTCCGATCAAACGACTGAACCAGACCAGAGGCATTCCGTCGGCAAGAACAAAATCTGCCTCATGATAAGCCTTTTGAAACTCCCTGTTAGATGTTAACAAAGCAATATGTTCGGCATTGGCCGTAAAAATCACTCGAGTTTCTTTTTTCCGTGCCATCTCAGAAAATACTTCTGACGCTTCACTCAAAGTAATCGATGCCACGGA
Encoded proteins:
- a CDS encoding WecB/TagA/CpsF family glycosyltransferase, translated to MKTVRMFGISVASITLSEASEVFSEMARKKETRVIFTANAEHIALLTSNREFQKAYHEADFVLADGMPLVWFSRLIGERLPERVTGSDLLPELCRMAERKSLKVFFLGGTEDVTPKAIENLLKRFPSMNVVGFATPWIDFAHDEKIHSDLLETINQSGADIVFIGFGAPKQEIWIARNQKKLKTGIVLAVGGTFDFLAGKTIRAPLWMQKTGLEWFWRLIHEPKRLWRRYLIGNVIFLLIAWNECQKKYKNDLHFK
- a CDS encoding IS110 family RNA-guided transposase, which codes for MEQLIERCAGLDVHKDTVAVCVHLSGAGGKTVQEIQTFGTMTPDLLALRDWLESLGVTHVAMESTGVYWKPVYYILEEGFTVLLVNAAHIKNVPGRKTDVVDCAWIAQLLEHGLLRGSFVPDKPIRDLRDLTRHRKVLIQERAREANRLHKFLQDAGIKLSSVATDILGVSGRAMIEALVEGKADPVALSDLARGKLKKKLPTLQKALTGRFRSHHAFLVSRILAHLDYLEDEIDAFSQRIAEEITPFDEAVALLDTIPGVNRRTAEVLIAEIGPDMGRFPSSGHLASWAGLCPGNNESAGKHKSGKTRKGDRWLRIALTESALAAVRETDSSLSAQYRRIMRHRGHKKAIVAVAHSILCISYHILSDRKPYAELGAVSLEKREKDHAIRRYVKQLERLGQKVILEPVA